In Papio anubis isolate 15944 chromosome 20, Panubis1.0, whole genome shotgun sequence, the genomic window ACCAGAGCTTAACATTCTGCCTCTGCTGCTGTTGGGCTCCTGATGGGAGAGGGCTGACACGGCACATCCCCCATTATCTTTTTGAGGTTTTTTATAAAACTGTTCAGGGCCTGATAGCCTCATCAGCGAGGTGGTAACGTCGCTGTCCATCTTTTATTAGGACCTTGTACAACAAATTGCTCTCAGGACATGAACACAGGGCTTCTCTTTGCCAATGAACCATTGCTTTATCTTAGGTGGATAAGGCCTGTGTAAATCTTTCTCTTGCCCTTTTGACTTGGCCACCAGGGAGCTTGGTGCACAGTGTGGCACTAAGGCCCAGGGGACCCTGAGAAGCAGGAGGAGCTTGGTCTGTTATCAACAAGTCTGATCTGGTGAGAGGGAGGCAGATGGGCCACTGGTCCCAGCACTGATTGAAACCAAAGGCAGAAGGTTGGATTTGGGGGCCACCACAGCCCCAGCCCTGTTAGGTGACAGCTGCCTCTTCACCTTGTAGGAGGGCCGCGAGCCTGACTACTCGGAGTACAAGGAGTTCAAGCTGACTGTGGAGAACATTGGCTACCAGATGCTGATGAAGATGGGCTGGAAAGAGGGCGAGGGGCTGGGTTCGGAAGGCCAGGGCATCAAGAACCCGGTGAACAAGTGAGTGTGGCCCTGTTGGAGGGCGTGGCCATGAACTCAGGGTCTGTGGctcccccaccacctccccatTCCCACCCCTTTATGTCATCACTTTTCCCTTGTGGCAAAATGATCACAGCACCCCACTGCACACCCCTTGTCAGGCACAAACCTGCAGTGCAGTAGGCTGTATGGACCGGGTCCTCCCCAGTCCCAGGGCCTCCTTCTGTCCCCTCTTGAGTATCtccaggccaggtggggtgggtgTGAGTACAGAGGGGTCAGGCCCTGTCTGCCTTGTGAAGGGCCTCGTTTGAATTCCCCATGAGTGCGAAACCAGTCCCAGAGATGGGCAGGAGCTCTCCCAGGTGTGACCCTGGCCCCGAGTGCCCCCTTCGAGGCTGTTCTTGAGTAACCATCCTAATATCCCAAGAGCTACGACAGCCTCCACTGTGGGCTCCTCCTTCCTGTGTTGGACCCTGGGGCCTGGGCCCCCCGCCGGGTCTCCCCCTCCTTCACCATTCAGGTTCAGGCTTCTCTCTGTGCAGATACGTCCCAGCCCAGCCCTGTGCCCCAGGAGGCTGCCGAGAGCCCAGCTGTGCTCTGCCCCCCTGCCCAGAGTTCCGGCCCCAGGCCCCTTCTAACTGACACTGGCCCAGCCCCCTGCTCACATCATCTCCTCCCTGTAGGGGCACCACCACAGTGGACGGTGCCGGCTTTGGCATTGACCGCCCGGCCGAGCTCTCCAAGGAGGACGATGAGTACGAGGCCTTCCGCAagaggatgatgctggcctacCGCTTCCGGCCCAACCCACTGGTGCGCATGCCTGGCTGGGCTGCCTTTGCTCAGTTGACAGGAGAGGGTGGTGGTAGGAACAGAAggttcccttccctccccagtcCAGCCAGGCCGGGTCTCACCAGCAAGCCCCCTACCAACCCCTGCATTCAAGCCCCCACCTATCCCCCAAGCCTGCCCTGCCACCTCAAGGGTGCGAGCTCAGCTGCCCCCGGAAGGTTCCAGACAGGAGGAACCGCTGTCTTTAGCGCTAATCCCCTCCTCCTGTTTTGCCTTCTGCAGAACAACCCTAGACGGCCTTACTACTGAGTGTTCTGGAAATACATACTTTCTGAATGACCAACCGTCCCTGGACTGTGGAATGTTCCGGCCTGCATTTCTGCCCACCCCTCCCGTTGTCACGAGTGCCGTGCCGTGTAATAAAGTCCCAGTGCTCATCCACTGCAGATGCCTGGTCCTGTTGCAGGAAGCACCTCCTGTTAGCAGCGGgacaaggctgggcacagagtACAAGATGCTGTCTCGGGGCTTTCCTTCTTGGCCTGTGGAGTCTCCATCCCTGCTCAGCTTGGGTTGCactggaggggaggaaggaagaaagctgTTCTCAGCATAATAAAGTTGGAAGGCCAGGTACGatgtcacacgcctgtaatcccagcactttgggaggccaaggcgggcggatcaccggaggtcaggagttcgagacccgcctggtcaacatggtgaaaccccgtctctactaaaaatacaaaattagctgggcatggtggtgcacacctgtagtctcagctactcgggaagctgaggcaggagaattacttgaacctgggaggcagttgcagtgagccgagattgcaccactgcactccagcctgggcgagagagcaagactgtctctaataataataataataataataataataataaagctggaGACCTGGCCACTCCTGGGCTAAAGGAATGTCAGGAACTTCCCAGCCTAGCACTGTGCTGCAAGGGGAGGTTGGGGAGGGGTCTCCAGGCAGGGCCCCCCCTTCCCTCAGACCTGCAGGGGCAGGTGGCTTCTGGGCACATCTGTGTGCTCTCCTGGCAGATGGTGCTGGCAGGGCCCAGCACACAGGTGATGGCTGTGGCCCTTCAGGTCCCACCAGTGTTGTAGGCACACGAGTCCCTGGGGCTTGTGTCATTAGAGGACAGCCGTGTGGATGGATGTGCCATGCCAACATGTCGGACAGCTCCTGAAAGGAAGGGCCTCAGAGCCAGAGTTTTGGAGGCAGGAGGGTAGCCCCCTGGGCCACAGTGTGTGCCAAGACCCCCACATCTGACCCAGGGCCAGAGCCCCACATTTGTGCCTGAGTCACCCTGGGATCTTGTTAAGCTGCAGCTGCTGAGTCAGCTGGTTGGGCAGGgccctgagaatctgcatttccatctgcctccctcccatccccccacacacacccagtGGGTGCTGCCCAGCCCCTGCAGGCACCAGGGGCTCCCTGTTCACATGCTTGGTGTGGAGTCGGGCTCCTGGGCCAGCCTGTGTTCACACAGCCATTCAGCAAACACTGGGTTTTTGCTGTGTTTGTGTGGGGACCAGGTGGACAAGATCTGCCCCAGTCAGCCAGGCTGCTGGGGACGAGGTCTGAGGCTGCTACTGAGAGGAACCAGGGAGCTGTGGTGGGGCGGCCTGCAGAGTGTGTCAGTGGGGTCTGAGACCAGGGAGGTGCCAGAGGCAGTGGCAGAACCAAGGCTGGGGTGACATGCCACCCTTTGTCCCCTCCTGATGCTGTGGCTGAGGCAGAGCAAGGAGTAACATTGGTGGGCTTGGCCTGGGTGCCCATACATGGGGGCTGCCCAGAAGGCAGTGGGCCAGGACCCTGAGCACAGCAGGGTAGCTCTCTGCAGCCAGTGGTTCAGGAGACGGGGAATCCTGGGGCTTGGTCCCAGGCATTCAGCTGTCCAAGTCACTTCTCAGTTCTCAGCGACATGGAGGCTCACCAGGCTCAGGACATGGACTTTACCCCCTGGCAGGGGATGAGGCCTCCAAATGCTATGTGCGTGTGCAGGTGCATCCTGTACATGGGACAAGGCCAGGCCCCTaggctgagccaggcacagacacCCTGGCCCTGTGTGGAgaagatggggtgggggtggcaggcagggctgcctggaggaggggaTGCTGGGACACGCTTACAAGAAGGCTCATTTTGCAGACAGAAAGCAGGCCTGGGGGGTGTTGACTGTGCTAAAGTTGGGGAAAGTCCAGGGGAACCTGAACTTCACCCATGGGCAGTGGGCACCTGGGGAAGGAGGCTGAGTCAGACTTGTGGCCAGAAAACTCTCTTGTAGCCCAGTTGAGAAAGACCTGTGACCCAGTTGGCATCACGCTAAGGGGCTGCATGCAGAAGGAGCCTGAGGTAGGGGTAGGGGTTAGAATTTGTGCCAGCTGCAGACTGGGCTCCCGTGGGGCAGGTGTCAGGTGGGCATGGTTCACCTTGCTGTCTGCAGCATCCACAAGTACTCCACATGGGCCAGAGGGTGGTTGAAGGGATGACAAAGACAGATGGTCTCCTTATTCTCCCCGACAACACTGCGGCCCCCTCCCAGCTGTTCAAAACCTCCCACAGCCTCTCACAGCTGTCTCGCTTCTCATTCACACCCCAGCAGAACCGACCTTCTTTCCGCTGCTCATTTCCAAGCCTAAGCCATTTTCCTCCCTGCCAGGAACACCCTTCCCAAACTCTTCACCAAACTAGCTCCATCCCAATATTCTAACTTCAGCCCCCACCCCCTAGAACCCCTTCCTTCTACCCTCTCCCCCACATGAAGAACCTTCAACCCGGGACTAGCCTGCAAAGGGACAGCCCCTGAGTCAAAGCCTCACACTAAAAGACCcctcgcggtggctcacacctataatcgcagctctttgggaggctgaggtgggatgatcccttgagcacaggagtttgaaaccagcctaggcaacaaagcgagacccctgtctttataaaaaataattagctgcacgtggtggtgcatacctgtagtcctagctacttgggaagctgaggtgggaggatcacttgaggctgggagttcaaggcgggccactgcactccagtctgggcgacacagtgagacctcctctcaaaaaaaaaaaaaaaaatacttcacacCTGCCTGGAAACACGTTTACATTTGTGGTGGCTACTGTGTGAAAACTCAAATCTAAGCCCACTGAAAGGCATTTTGCGCCCAAGAGCTGGAGGTTGCTCTATCAGCGCGCACAGGCAATGCCCACTTGATCTTTGGGTGGGGAATGCAGGGGTTTAGAAGGGCAGAGTCGAGGAAAACGAATTTCTTTAGAACGAAGTTGTGGGGCAGGGGAAAGAGCGGGCATGCCAGGACCTTCAGCGCGTACCCCTTGGCCTAAGAGCAGAAACATCCCGAGGTGTTGTGTCCCAGCCTTTgacagagagggaaactgaggctgagcagCTGGACAGGTGTCGATGGTGAGGGGCGAAGGGGGGGCAGCTGCCAGGGGGAGGATCGGGGAGGGGCCTTGGAGGCTCCCTGGGAACACGCAGGGCGGGTCACGGCCGCCTGCCCAGGGCGCAGCGAGGGGCGACCTTTGTGCGGGGCGGGTCCCTGGCAGCCCCGGCCGGGACGCGCCGCCAACGAGGAGCCGAGTGCCCTGGAGAACACCCGGGGCTGAGCCGGGGTCCAGCCGCCGCCGCTATGGACATCCCGCCGCTGGCCGGCAAGATCGCGGCGCTGTCGCTGAGCGCCCTCCCGGTGTCCTACGCGCTCAACCATGTCTCGGCGCTCTCGCAGTGCGTGCGGGGAGGGGCTGGGGCGGCCTTCGGGGACAGTGGGGGCGGGCGGGGGCTGGGAGGACCGGAGGTGGGCTGGAGGGAGGATGCGCGGTCCGCGGACCTGGCCCCTGCGAGCCTTGCGCCCCAGCTCAGCTCCGACCCGGCAGGATTGGGCCTGGGCCAGAAGAACGCCCCCGTCTAACCGGAAGTCCCCTTTCCGCCGTGCTGGAGGCTGGGGTGTGGCCGCTCCTGGGATGTTTGGGGCCTGGGGAGAAGGAATGATGAGGAGAGTCCCCACAAGCCAGAGCTTTGGAGGGTTTCTGGGGTTTTCCCAGGGATGCGCCCTGCGCAGGCTCCAAAGTCGCCAAGGGTAAAAGTATTGTCCAGATAAGGCCCGGGTACCTGGCTCctgctgacacacacacacacacacacacacacacacacacacacaccctgctccGTTGCCTGTCTCAGGCCTGTGACTTTCCTCTTGTTCAAGACTGGCTAACCCTGTGCCTAGACTCAGTTTCCCCTACTGGTTCCTGTTCCTGGTCCCTGTCTCCTAACCCTAGATCCTAGCCCTGTGGGTCCAGCCACCGGATAACGGGCATCTGCAAGGCCCTCGCACTTCTAAACCCAGCTCAACCCAAGCCATAGGGTGGAGAGAGTCTTAACCATGGGCCTGCTCCCTGGGTGGGAATAcccatctccatctcctgggatcCTGGGTAAGCCTCAGTTCCCTGATTAGTGTCATGGGCACAATCCTAGATCTCATCTCATAGTTACAGTTAAGGATTACAAACTGTGTACAAAGATTTGTCCTGGTCTCATCTGAGTACTATAATGTCATCGTTATAGTACTACATGGGGTCAGGATGGAGATCTTGGGTTCTGAGGGGATCGTGAGAAAACAGGGGCCTGGAGAGTgatggacagagtcttgctgtgtgaccctggacaactGGACAGTAATCCCATCCTCTCTAGGCCTGGATTTGCCCACCTGGGTTGAGCGCTGCCCAGAGACCTGGCTTCTGTTATCTATGCAACTGGTCGACCTGTCTTATCAGGTTGGGGGCGCAGATCAGGGCAGGGGTAAGGTGGAGTTAATAGAGGCATTTGGACTTTAGCTGGGAGGAGCTGGGAGTGTCAGACAGTGAAGTCTACAGAACTGAGCACTCAAGACCCTGTGGCTTGGGAGCTGGGCCTGGCCACAGAGGGACTTGACGTTGCCGAATGACTGAACAGACTGAGTTAAACACATAACAAATGATGGGATAAATGGTAAAGTCAGAAGCggcagaccaggcatggtggctcatgcctgtaatcctagcattttgggaggccgagatgggcaaatcacctgaggtcaggagttcgagaccagcctggccaacatggtaaaactctgtctctactaaaaatataaaaattaacagggcGTGGTAGTggacaccagtaatcccagctacttgggaggctgaggcaggagaatcgcttgaacccaggaggcagaggttgcagtgagctgagatcacaccacttcactccagcctgcgtgtcagagctccatctcaaaaaaaaaaaaaaaaagaaagaaaagaaggggctGATGAATGTCCCCTCTGTAGCTGGCTCAAGTTAAACAGTGATCCTTTCTGGGGAGTCAGGGAGGGCTTCATGGAGGAAGAACAATGTGGATGGGCcgtgaaggatgagtaggagtttgccaAGTGGAAAAGGCTTCTGGAAGCAGtttccagaaggaagaaacagcCTGGGCAAGGGCCTGGCACAGGATGAGAGCAGTTTCAGGGAACAGCATTGAtggatgaacagacactttagcCTCTTCCCCTGGGGCTTCCAGGAGTCTGCCCCTTCCCCTACCAGGGAGAGTGGGGCAATGCCTCAGCACTGGGCCTGGCGTCCCTGACTTGGTCTCCCTCTCCACAGCCCCCTGTGGGTGGCATTGATGAGCGCCCTAATCCTGGGTCTGCTCTTCGTGGCAGTCTACAGCTTGTCCCATGGCGAAATCTCCTATGACCCACTCTATGCTGGTGAGTCAGTGGGAAGCTGTGGGGAAGAAGACTGTCCAGGCAAGGGCCTCCACCCTCAGACTTAGGGGCCATCGAAGGTCCTCCTCCATCAGACTGGGGGCCCTTTAAGAGCTCCCATCAGACTGGAGACCTCAAAGAGATCTGAACACTCCCATTAAACTGGGGAACTTCAAAGAGCCTCCCCCTTGAGACCTGGGGCTCCTGAGAATAGGGACTGCGTCTCCCCCATCAGATTGGAAGCTCCTGAAAAAGAATGTACTGCCTCATCACTTTGAGATCTCCTGAGGGCGGGGACTCCCAAAGGCAGGCACTGGGCCTCCCAATTAAACCAGGGACTTCTGAGGGCCAGGCTGGGTCTCCTCCATCAGACATGCAGAATGAGGCGGGACAGTGGTCATGCAACCTTTGGGGTTGGGACAGGGACTGGGCCTGGAGTCCTTGCCTGAAGTAATCTCATCCCTGACCTTAACTTCAAGCCCTGCCCACACTGAGCCCTAGCCCCACCCATGTGTGTCCCCTCCCACACCTGACCCGGCCGCCTACTCACTGCAGTCTTCGCCGTCTTCGCCTTCACCTCGGTTGTGGACCTCATCATCGCTCTTCAGGAAGACGGCTATGTGGTGGGCTTCATGGATTTCTACACCAAGGAGGTACTTGGGGGACGGCCAGGGATCCCCCTGCCCCACTGCCCGTCTgagcctccctcctgcccccacagGGAGAGCCATACCTGCGCACAGCACACGGAGTCTTCATTTGCTACTGGGATGGCACCGTTCACTACCTCCTCTACCTGGCCATGGCCGGCGCCATCTGCAGaaggtgcaggagccagggagaGGGTGGCCCCTGACCCTGGGAGAGAAGTTTCATCCTCAGATGGGGCCCCAGGGCAGGGTGGAGCCAGAAGTGTCTGTAGGAGAAATCAGGATGCTCCTCTAGGACTCCAGCCAGGGGTGGCCGGGAGAAGGTTCCAGGAAACGTTTCAGGTGTAGATGGTGGCGTGGCATTGCTTATATCCACCCTGTGTCTGGGCAGTCACTTCTTTTCTTGGACAGAGGGTCTCACTGTTCATTCCCCTGTTCAACTCCCTGTTGTCCCTTCCATCCTGGGCAAAACTGAAAGGCACCCAGAGCTGGGAAGCCCACGGTGGTCTCTGGGCCCTGGCTGGGGCTCTGAGATTATGGAGTGACTACCTGCTGGTCACCCCTCCATCCCCTGCCCAGGAAGAGATACCGGAACTTTGGACTGTACTGGCTGGGTTCCTTCGCCATGAGCATCCTGGTGTTCCTTACAGGAAACATTCTTGGTAAGGACAAGGCTTCGGGAAATCTGGTCTCTCTTGGGCTAGGTCCCTGCCCTGCATCTAGAAGCAACCCCATTGGATCCTCCACCCCTTCCCTGATGTCTGCAGAGGCCCCACCTCCCTCTTTGCGTGTCCACAGCCTCAGTCAGCAGCCCACCCCTTTCTGGTCCCCATTTCCTCTTGAAAGGTGAGGGAACCCAAACTCTGCTTCCTCCCCAGGCAATGGTTCCCAGCACCAGGGGTTTGACCCAGAATGCTCTTGACACAGGAAGGGAATTTTAGGATGAATCCTGGGGACACGGTGAAAGCTTCAGGAGTAGGGCTTGGGAGGTAGAGCAGTGAAGGCAATCCGGGAGGCTGGCATGGCAAAACCTCAGCAGAGGGAACACCCAAGGTGTATTCATAGAAAGcaaagaacccactggaaggtaGGATCCATGTTCAGAAGGTAAATTGAGGCAGGCTAGGCTGAGGAGCACGGACATCATCCTGTGGGCACTAGGGAGCCATGGAGGGTGGTGGAGCTTGAATGaggatggtatttcttttttttctttttcttttttttttttttttgagacggagtcttgctcagtcacccaggctggagtgcagtggcgcgatctcggctcactgcaagctccgcctcccgggttcacgccattctccttgcccggctaatttttgttttgcatttttagtagagacggggtttcactgtgttagccaggatagtctcgatctcctgacctcgtgatccgcccgcctcagcctcccaaagtgctgggattacaggcatgagccaccgcgcccagccgagatgGTATTTCTGAATTGAGATGTCCAGCCAGAGAGAccgggtgcgctggctcacacctgtaatccttatgttgctcagactggtctcaaactccttggctcaagcgatccgcctgcctcattACTCACTTAAGccaaggagatcaagaccagcctgggtagcatggtgaaaccctgcctatactaaaaatacaaaaattagccaggcataatggtgtatgcctgtaatcccagctacttaggaggctgagacaggagaattgcttgaacctgagaggaggaggttgcaatgagccaagattgcgccactgcactccagcctgggtgacagagcaagactctgtctcagaacaaacaaacaaacagacatcCAGCAGGGTTCTGGCATGGCTGACGCCCTCTCTCCTGCACCATGGCAGGCAAATACAGCTCCGAGATCAGGCCTGCCTTCTTCCTCACCATCCCCTACCTGCTGGTGCCATGCTGGGCTGGCACGAGGGTCTTCAGCCAGCCCCGGGCGCCAACCTGCTGCACCGCCAACACGGTGAGTGCCTTGCCCCTCTTAGGCTTTGTCCCAGCGTGCCTGAACTTTCCCTGTGTGAGTTGCTTTTGGTCAAAGACTTAGTTTCCGTGGAAGGATCTCCTTTGTCATAAGGAAGAAGCAAGGGCTGggtgagatggctcatgcctataatcccaacattttgggaggccaaggcttgaggatcacttgagcccaggagttggagaccagcctgggcaacacagccagaccctgactctacaaaaagttaaaaaattagccagatgtggtggtgcatgcctgtggtcctagctacttgggaggctgaggtaggaggatcacttgagcccgggagattgaggctgcagtgagctgagattgtgccacttcactcaagcctgggcaacagaaagagaccctgtctcactccgtctcaaaaaaaaaaaaaaaaaaaaaaaaaggaaggaaggaaggaaagaaagaaaagaaaagaaagaaaggaagaaaagaaagagaggagccTTAGGAGCCTTTATATACCTTTTGAATACCTACTGAATACCTCTCATTGACTACCTCTCATGCTGTCTGTGTTTCTCTCCCCTGGGGCAGGTGCAGGAGGAACAAAGAAAGGGACTCCTGCAGCGTCCAGTTGACCTGGCCCTTGTCATATACCTCATCCTTGCTGGCTTCTTCACTCTGTTCCGGGGCCTGGTGAGTCCGCACTAGTTAGTCTCTCCATCCCCTGCCTCCGGTCTCCCTTCCCTGACCCACCTCTCCCACGCTGCCCTTCTTCCTGTTTGATCATCCAAGGAAGTTCTTCATCAAGTCTAACCTGAGTGTTCCATGACAAAGCCCCATTTCTCCCAGCCCAATTTGAGCTGGGCTGGGAGAGGC contains:
- the TM6SF2 gene encoding transmembrane 6 superfamily member 2 isoform X2, with protein sequence MSALILGLLFVAVYSLSHGEISYDPLYAVFAVFAFTSVVDLIIALQEDGYVVGFMDFYTKEGEPYLRTAHGVFICYWDGTVHYLLYLAMAGAICRRKRYRNFGLYWLGSFAMSILVFLTGNILGKYSSEIRPAFFLTIPYLLVPCWAGTRVFSQPRAPTCCTANTVQEEQRKGLLQRPVDLALVIYLILAGFFTLFRGLVVLDCPTDSCFVYIYQYEPYLRDPVAYPKVQMLMYMFYVLPFCGLAAYALTFPGCSWLPDWALVFAGAIGQAQFSHMGASMHLRTPFTYRVPEDTWGCFFVCNLLYALGPHLLAYRCLQWPAFFHQPPPSGPIALHKKQH
- the TM6SF2 gene encoding transmembrane 6 superfamily member 2 isoform X1 is translated as MDIPPLAGKIAALSLSALPVSYALNHVSALSHPLWVALMSALILGLLFVAVYSLSHGEISYDPLYAVFAVFAFTSVVDLIIALQEDGYVVGFMDFYTKEGEPYLRTAHGVFICYWDGTVHYLLYLAMAGAICRRKRYRNFGLYWLGSFAMSILVFLTGNILGKYSSEIRPAFFLTIPYLLVPCWAGTRVFSQPRAPTCCTANTVQEEQRKGLLQRPVDLALVIYLILAGFFTLFRGLVVLDCPTDSCFVYIYQYEPYLRDPVAYPKVQMLMYMFYVLPFCGLAAYALTFPGCSWLPDWALVFAGAIGQAQFSHMGASMHLRTPFTYRVPEDTWGCFFVCNLLYALGPHLLAYRCLQWPAFFHQPPPSGPIALHKKQH